The proteins below come from a single Tissierella sp. MB52-C2 genomic window:
- a CDS encoding sugar-binding domain-containing protein, whose amino-acid sequence MEILEILKKITPEIVDIIEKRYLILRAISYNQPIGRRALSTELGFKERTIRDEVGILKNQGLLSIDLMGMYITDEGKKLLSNLHSTYGNLKGIPKMEEKLREILKIKKIIIAPGSLSENSMVLRDMGKITSKLLKDITLSKEVIGITGGSTMAAVADEVTPDNKTRDVIVIPARGGLGREVETQSNSIAAKLGQKLGGSYRLLYVPDGLEEKALELMLKNEEVKESMELIHNMNTLVFGIGRADTMAKRRNLSEEKIDALTNAGAVAEALGHYFDIKGNEVWEFKTIGLSLEKFKELDNLIGVAGGEEKAESIIAVSTLNENMTLITDESAARKILDIVSNAT is encoded by the coding sequence ATGGAAATACTAGAAATACTAAAGAAGATAACTCCAGAGATAGTTGATATAATTGAAAAAAGATATCTTATTTTAAGGGCTATTTCCTATAATCAACCTATAGGAAGAAGAGCTTTGTCCACAGAATTAGGATTTAAGGAGCGAACCATAAGGGACGAAGTGGGAATACTTAAGAACCAAGGGTTGTTAAGCATTGATTTAATGGGTATGTATATAACCGACGAAGGTAAAAAACTTTTGTCAAACCTACATTCAACTTATGGTAATTTGAAAGGTATTCCGAAAATGGAAGAAAAATTAAGAGAAATTCTTAAAATAAAAAAAATAATTATAGCACCTGGTAGTTTATCAGAAAACAGTATGGTTCTAAGAGATATGGGGAAAATTACATCTAAGCTGTTAAAAGATATTACATTATCTAAAGAGGTAATAGGTATTACTGGAGGAAGTACTATGGCAGCAGTAGCTGATGAAGTTACTCCTGATAACAAAACAAGAGATGTAATAGTAATACCTGCTAGGGGAGGATTAGGACGTGAGGTAGAGACTCAATCTAACTCCATAGCAGCAAAACTAGGTCAGAAATTAGGAGGTTCCTATAGGCTTCTATATGTACCAGATGGGCTAGAAGAAAAAGCTTTAGAACTTATGCTAAAAAATGAAGAAGTTAAAGAATCTATGGAATTAATTCATAATATGAATACCCTTGTATTTGGAATTGGTAGGGCAGATACTATGGCAAAGAGAAGAAATTTATCTGAAGAAAAAATAGACGCATTAACTAATGCTGGTGCAGTAGCCGAAGCTCTTGGCCATTATTTCGATATTAAAGGAAATGAAGTTTGGGAATTTAAAACCATAGGATTATCCCTTGAAAAATTTAAGGAATTAGATAATCTTATTGGAGTAGCAGGTGGAGAGGAAAAGGCTGAGTCAATAATTGCAGTATCCACATTAAACGAAAATATGACTTTAATAACAGATGAATCTGCGGCAAGAAAAATATTAGATATAGTAAGTAATGCTACATAG
- the gap gene encoding type I glyceraldehyde-3-phosphate dehydrogenase: MSMKVGLSGFGRIGRDVLRAYAENGVDEFEIVAINASGSLNDLAHLFKYDTMYGKFNGTLEVVEDGFIINGKKVKVVAHRDPLEIPWKDLGVELVIDSTGAFRDREGLSKHITAGAKKVIITAPAKDEDITIVLGVNEDKYDPANHHIISNASCTTNCLAPVAKVILEKFGIKKGLMTTIHAYTNDQQILDKRHKDLRRARTAAQNIVPTTTGAAKAVALVLPELKGKLNGFSVRVPVATVSMVDVVFELEKPATAEEINQALKEASEGELKGILGYSDEPLVSSDYIADPRSSIVDGLSTMAIDNMVKVVSWYDNEWGYSERVVDLAKLVATK; encoded by the coding sequence ATGTCAATGAAAGTTGGATTAAGTGGATTTGGTAGAATAGGTAGAGACGTATTAAGAGCTTATGCAGAAAATGGTGTGGATGAATTTGAAATAGTAGCAATAAATGCATCAGGAAGCTTAAATGATTTAGCACATTTATTTAAATACGATACTATGTATGGTAAATTCAATGGTACATTAGAAGTAGTTGAAGATGGATTTATTATTAATGGAAAAAAAGTCAAAGTAGTAGCTCACAGAGATCCTTTAGAAATACCTTGGAAGGACCTTGGAGTTGAATTAGTAATAGACTCTACAGGAGCATTTAGAGATAGAGAAGGTCTATCTAAGCATATAACAGCAGGTGCAAAAAAAGTTATCATAACTGCACCAGCTAAGGATGAAGATATTACTATAGTATTGGGAGTAAATGAAGATAAATATGATCCAGCTAATCATCATATTATTTCAAATGCTTCATGTACAACAAACTGTTTAGCACCAGTAGCTAAAGTTATACTTGAGAAATTTGGTATTAAAAAAGGATTAATGACTACAATCCATGCTTATACAAATGATCAACAAATTCTAGATAAAAGACATAAGGACCTTAGACGTGCAAGAACAGCGGCACAAAATATTGTTCCAACAACGACAGGAGCTGCTAAGGCAGTAGCTTTAGTACTTCCAGAATTAAAAGGAAAGCTTAATGGCTTCTCAGTAAGAGTACCAGTTGCTACAGTTTCTATGGTAGATGTAGTGTTTGAATTAGAAAAACCAGCTACAGCAGAAGAAATAAATCAAGCTTTAAAAGAAGCTAGTGAAGGGGAATTAAAAGGAATATTAGGCTACTCTGATGAGCCACTAGTATCATCAGACTATATAGCAGATCCACGTTCATCAATTGTAGACGGATTATCAACTATGGCTATAGATAATATGGTTAAAGTAGTTTCTTGGTATGATAATGAGTGGGGTTATTCTGAAAGAGTAGTAGACCTTGCAAAATTAGTAGCAACTAAATAG
- the tpiA gene encoding triose-phosphate isomerase, whose product MRTPIIAGNWKMNNTIKEALGLIEEIKASKLNKDVEAVVCVPFICLSEAKKALENTEIKLGAQNMHWEESGAFTGEISPKMLKELGVDYVIIGHSERRQYFNETDETVNKKIKSSLNHGLKPIVCVGETLDEREANIEKDVVKKQIEKAFEGIEEKDLDNIVIAYEPIWAIGTGKTASSDDANNMLAFIRETIGNKYEEKKNDIRIQYGGSVKPSNIKELMDKEEIDGALVGGASLVAKDFVDLINF is encoded by the coding sequence ATGCGAACTCCTATAATCGCAGGAAATTGGAAAATGAACAATACTATTAAAGAGGCATTAGGGCTAATAGAGGAGATTAAGGCTTCTAAGTTAAATAAAGATGTGGAGGCTGTAGTTTGTGTACCTTTTATATGTCTATCTGAAGCTAAGAAGGCATTGGAAAATACGGAAATTAAACTAGGTGCTCAAAATATGCATTGGGAAGAAAGTGGAGCCTTTACTGGAGAAATATCTCCCAAAATGTTAAAGGAATTGGGAGTTGATTATGTAATAATTGGTCACTCTGAAAGACGCCAATATTTCAATGAGACAGATGAAACTGTAAATAAGAAAATAAAATCTTCTCTAAATCATGGTCTTAAACCAATAGTTTGTGTAGGAGAAACCTTAGATGAGAGAGAAGCTAATATAGAGAAGGATGTAGTAAAGAAACAAATAGAAAAGGCCTTTGAAGGTATCGAAGAAAAAGATTTAGATAATATAGTAATTGCCTATGAACCAATATGGGCAATAGGTACAGGAAAAACTGCATCATCTGATGATGCAAATAATATGCTAGCATTCATAAGGGAAACCATTGGAAACAAATATGAAGAAAAGAAAAATGACATTAGAATACAATATGGTGGAAGTGTAAAGCCTAGCAATATAAAGGAATTAATGGATAAAGAAGAAATAGATGGTGCCTTAGTCGGTGGAGCTAGTTTAGTAGCTAAGGATTTTGTAGATTTAATAAATTTTTAA
- the pgk gene encoding phosphoglycerate kinase, which yields MLNKKSLKDFNFAGKRVLVRCDFNVPMDENGNITDDIRITSSLPTINYLIEQGAKVILMSHLGRPKGEANKKYTLEPVANRLKELLNKEVIFADDDNVVSNTVKKQVEAMEDGDVLLLQNTRFRKEEEKNEENFSKDLASLGEIYVNDAFGTSHRGHASNVGVSTHLPSAVGFLVEKEISIMGKALESPDRPFVAILGGAKVSDKIGVIENLINKVDTIIVGGGMAYTFLKAQGYEIGKSLLEEDKIDLAKNLLQKADANNVKLMLPVDVVAAKEFKNETEIKTVKIEEIPEDMMGLDIGEESIKLFSDIIKNAKTVIWNGPMGVFEMDNFKKGTDAIAKAMAETQGITIVGGGDSASAVEKSGYGDKMTHISTGGGASLELLEGKVLPGIDAISER from the coding sequence ATGTTAAATAAAAAATCGTTAAAGGATTTTAATTTTGCAGGAAAAAGAGTATTAGTTAGATGTGATTTTAACGTACCAATGGACGAAAACGGAAATATTACAGATGATATAAGAATAACATCATCATTACCCACTATAAATTATTTAATAGAACAAGGGGCTAAGGTAATATTAATGTCACATCTAGGTAGACCAAAAGGTGAAGCAAATAAAAAATATACATTAGAACCAGTTGCCAATAGACTTAAAGAATTATTAAATAAAGAAGTAATATTTGCAGATGATGATAATGTAGTATCTAATACTGTAAAAAAACAAGTAGAGGCCATGGAAGACGGAGATGTTTTATTACTTCAAAATACTAGATTTAGAAAAGAAGAAGAAAAAAATGAAGAAAATTTCTCTAAAGATTTAGCATCCCTAGGAGAAATATATGTAAATGATGCCTTCGGTACTTCACATAGAGGTCATGCATCTAATGTAGGTGTATCTACCCATTTACCATCCGCTGTAGGCTTCTTGGTGGAAAAAGAAATATCTATTATGGGTAAAGCCTTAGAATCGCCAGATAGACCTTTTGTGGCTATATTAGGCGGTGCAAAGGTATCTGACAAAATAGGGGTAATAGAAAACCTTATAAATAAAGTGGATACAATAATAGTTGGGGGCGGTATGGCTTACACCTTCCTAAAAGCACAAGGCTATGAAATTGGAAAATCCTTATTAGAAGAAGATAAAATTGATCTAGCTAAGAACCTGTTACAAAAGGCAGATGCTAATAATGTAAAATTAATGTTGCCAGTAGATGTAGTAGCTGCAAAGGAATTTAAAAATGAGACTGAAATTAAAACAGTTAAAATAGAAGAGATTCCAGAAGATATGATGGGATTAGATATAGGTGAAGAATCTATAAAATTATTCTCAGATATAATCAAAAATGCAAAGACTGTAATATGGAATGGACCAATGGGAGTATTTGAAATGGATAATTTCAAAAAAGGAACAGATGCAATAGCAAAGGCCATGGCAGAAACACAGGGTATAACCATAGTAGGTGGTGGAGATTCAGCATCAGCAGTTGAAAAGTCAGGATATGGAGATAAAATGACTCATATTTCAACAGGTGGAGGAGCATCACTAGAGTTACTGGAAGGAAAAGTTTTACCTGGAATTGATGCAATATCAGAAAGATAA